One Ancylobacter novellus DSM 506 genomic window, CCGCCAGCGTGCGGAAGCGCTCGACGCTCACCACCTGGCCGGCGATATGGCCGAGTATGGCGGCGTGGTAGCCGCTGCCGGTGCCGACTTCCAGCACGGTGTGCGAAGGCTTGAGCTCCAGCGCGTCGGTCATCATCGCGACGACCGCCGGCTGGCTGATGGTCTGGCCGCAGTCGATCGGCAGCGCCTGGTCGGTCCAGGCGATGTCGCGGAAGCCCGGCTCGACGAAGATGTCCCGCGGCACCTGCTCGAAGGCGCGCAGCACCATCGTGTCGCGTATGCCGCGCTTGCGCAGCGCCAGCAGCAGCTCGGCGCGCTCCAGCGCCCCATCCCTCTCGGTCACGGTGGCCTCCCTCATCCTATCGGAACACCGGACGGGGAGTTGTCAACGGCCAAAGGATCAACGGCGGAAAACTTGCGCCAGCTTGGTCATCATCGGCTCGTCTGTCATGTCGAGCCGCAGCGGCGTCACCGAGATGCAGCCCTGGTCGAGCGCGTGCAAGTCCGAGCCGTTCACGGTCTCGAAGATGCGCTTCTCGAAGGCGATCCAGTAATAGGGGTTGCCGCGCCCGTCGGCGCGCTGGTCGATGCGCAGCAGGTCCTGGTTGCGCCGTCCCTGCGCGGTCACTGCGATGCCCGACACCTCTTCCGGCGGACGGTTGGGGAAGTTGACGTTGACCAGTATGCCGTCGGGAATCCCCTCCTCCAGCAGCGTGCGGATGACCTTCGGCCCCCAATGCTCGGCGGCGTCATAGGGCGGCGCCTGCTTCGTCTCGAAGCCATAGGCCTGCGACAGCGCGATGGAGGGGATGCCGAGCACAGTGCCTTCCATGGCGCCGGCGACGGTGCCGGAATAGCCGACATCCTCGGCGACGTTCTGCCCGCGATTGACGCCGGAGAGCACGAGGTCGGGCTTGCCGTCCTTGAGGATGTGGCGCACCGCCATGATCACGCAGTCGGTCGGCGTGCCCTTCACCGCGAAGCGCCGCTCCTCAACCTGCCTGAGCCGCAGCGGATCGGAGAGCGAGAGCGAATGCGACACGCCGGACTGGTCGAATTCCGGTGCCACCACCCAGACGTCGTCTGACAGCGCCCGCGCGATGCGCGCGCAGGCATCGAGACCGGGAGCGTGGATGCCATCGTCATTGGTGACCAATATGCGCATCTCGCCCCTCACATTTCTTTCCAGTCGTCATCCCGGCCGAAGCGCAGCGGAGAGCCGGGATCGCTCTCCGATGTTTGCGCAATCCCGGATCGGCCTGCGGCCGTCCGGGATGACGTGTCGATCAGGCGCGCTCGATCCGCCGCACCTCGCCCATATAGGGCACCAGCACGTCCGGCACCGTCACCGAGCCGTCCTCGTTCTGGTAGTTCTCGAGGATCGCCACCATGGCGCGGCCGACCGCGACGCCCGAGCCGTTGAGCGTGTGGACGAAACGCGGCTGCTTAGCGCCGGCCGGCCGGTAGCGGGCGTTCATCCGCCGCGCCTGGAAATCGGTGCAGGTCGAGACCGAGGAGATCTCGCGATAGGCGTTCTGGCCCGGCAGCCACACCTCGATGTCGAAGGTGCGCGCGGAGGCGAAACCCATGTCACCCGTGCACAGCGTCACCACCCGGTGGTGCAGGTCGAGCTTCTTCAGCACCGCCTGCGCGCAGGCGAGCATGCGCTCCTGCTCGTCGAGCGAGGCCTCCGGCGTGGTGATGGAGACCATCTCCACCTTGTTGAACTGGTGCTGGCGGATCATGCCGCGCGTGTCGCGCCCCGCCGATCCCGCTTCCGCGCGGAAGCAGGGGGTGAGAGCGGTGAAGCGCAGCGGGAGTTCCTCCTCGGAGAGGATGCTCTCGCGCACGAGATTGGTCAGCGGCACCTCGGCGGTGGGGATGAGCCAAAGGTTGCGCCCACTCATGGCGTCG contains:
- a CDS encoding protein-L-isoaspartate(D-aspartate) O-methyltransferase gives rise to the protein MTERDGALERAELLLALRKRGIRDTMVLRAFEQVPRDIFVEPGFRDIAWTDQALPIDCGQTISQPAVVAMMTDALELKPSHTVLEVGTGSGYHAAILGHIAGQVVSVERFRTLAELAAGRLKELGLDNVEVFIADGMLGYPARAPFDRIVLNAAVSEVPEVLFEQLKPGGILVAPVGPAEATQTLTRYRKGEEGLEKRELGLVRFVPMRPGVASVL
- the surE gene encoding 5'/3'-nucleotidase SurE, with the protein product MRILVTNDDGIHAPGLDACARIARALSDDVWVVAPEFDQSGVSHSLSLSDPLRLRQVEERRFAVKGTPTDCVIMAVRHILKDGKPDLVLSGVNRGQNVAEDVGYSGTVAGAMEGTVLGIPSIALSQAYGFETKQAPPYDAAEHWGPKVIRTLLEEGIPDGILVNVNFPNRPPEEVSGIAVTAQGRRNQDLLRIDQRADGRGNPYYWIAFEKRIFETVNGSDLHALDQGCISVTPLRLDMTDEPMMTKLAQVFRR